The Acidimicrobiales bacterium DNA segment CCATCCCTCGGCCACCGCGTCCTGCTCACGGATCGCCGAGAGATAGTTGAGGTTCATCGAGATGGTGAGCTGCACCGGTCGGATCTCGTACACGGCGGCCACCGCGGGCACCACCACCGTGTCGACCAGGGTGGCCAACGCCCCGCCGTGGATGACTCCGGCAGGTTGGTTCAACTCCGGCCGGTACCGCAGACGCAACCGGCAGTAGTCGGTGCGGATCTCCTCGCGCTCGATCCCGATCCAGGTCGGGAAGAGGGTCTGGTCGGGCCAGGCCAGGAAATTGTCCCACGCGGCCAGGCGTTCGGGCGGCAGTGGTTCGAACCGGTGGGCGTTGGGCGCGGTGGCGGTGGACTCAGCGGACACGGGGGGCGAGGTTACCCGCGCCCGACAGCGGATCGGTCCGCCTCGTAGCGAGACGGGCGACGAGGTGTGACCACACATCGGGAGCCAACAGCTCGGACAGCTCGACGGTGACCTCGAGCGGGTCGGCGAAGGCTCCCAGGCACACCCGTGCGAACATGCCCTCGTCCATCCACCGGGCGAGCTCGGGATCGACCTCGAGCTCGGGCCACGAGCCGTCGCCGCACTGCCACCGGAGATCGGTCCAGGTCGCGGGCAGTCGCGGACGCAGGGCATCGACCGTGGAGCGGTCGACGTGGGCGGTGCCGACCGCCGCCTGCAACACCCGGTGCAGCCAGAGGTTGTCGGAGACGGTGTGCACGGGAGCCAGGGGAGCCGGGGTCGCCAGCCCCAGAGACCGGCGCAGGACGTCGAGCAGCCGGCCGACACCGGCCTCGGGGGAGGTGGTCTCGGACACGACCTGGACCAGCGGCTCGTCGTCATTGACCCGCAGGGCGCTGGCGACGGTCCCGTCGCGGCTGCACAACACCGCCGTGGACGCACGCCCGAGGCGTTCGCCGGGAGCGAGGCGTCGGTCGGGATCGCCGAGCGAGCGGGCGGTGCCTCGGACCACGAACCCGGCAGCGTCGAAGTCGTCGGGCACGGTGGCACCGAGCAGGGCGTCGTAGACATCGCGATCGGCGATCGGCGCGAGGGCGAGCTCGAAGGCGTCGGTGTCGAGCCCCCGAACCTTCACCAACGAGGCTCGAGGGTCGGGTGAGCGGTGGTGCGCCGCCTCGAGTACCTCGGCCAGGTTGAACAACCGGCGGGCGGACGAGCCCTCTGGCAGCGGAGTCGATGATGTTGGCACGGGTGGCCTCCCGGGTGGAGCTCGGTCGGGGAGGCGACCTGACTGCCATGCGGAGGTCGCGCGCCGCAGCGGCCATCATCGCAGGCCGGTGTGACATCGAGCTCGGGGCCCGCGACGAGCAGCGCCACACGTGGAAGACTCGCGACATGCCCGATGCACCCCCCAGCCCGCCCCACACCATCCTCGTGGGCCTCGACGGCTCGGACATGAGCCATCGAGCCGCGGCCTACGCAGCCATGCTCGCCAACGCCTTCGGTTCCGATGTGGTCGCGGCGCACGCGGTCGGTCTCCTCAGCGTCATCGACGGTGAGTCGGTACCCAGCGACCAGGTCCGGGACCGCATCGAAGAGGCCTGCAGCTCGTGGTGTGCACCGTTGAGCGCGGCCGGCGTCACCTACCGCACGGTGCTCGATGACGGCCCCCCGGGGCTGGTGCTGCTGCGGCTGATCGAGCGCACCGGCGCGGGCATGGCGGTCATGGGCACTCGGGGCATCGGCTCAGCCGAGGGTGTGGTGCTGGGTTCGACGAGCTACCACCTGGTGCAGCACTCCCCGGTCCCGGTGCTCGTCACCCACTGATCGGGCGGCGGCTGGGCGAAGATCGACTCAGCCCGAGTCGGGGCGGCGGTGCCGCCGCTCGTCGAGACGTGCGGCGAAGGCCGCGGCCTCGGTGCGACGGTCCATGCCCAGCTTCATCAACAGGTTCGAGACGTAGTTCTTCACCGTCTTCTCGGCCAGGTGCACCTGCTCGGCGATCTGGCGGTTGGTGAGACCCTCGCCGATCAGCTCGAAGATGCGCAGCTCCTGCTCGGTGAGCTGGGCGGTCCGCTCGTCCTCGACCACGCCGGTGCGGATTCGCTCGAGCACCTTCTGGGTGAGCGTCGGATCGAGCAACGACTGACCGGCGGCGACCGACTGGATCGCTTCGATGAGGTCGTTGCCCTTGACCTGCTTGAGGAGGTACCCGGCAGCACCGGCCATGATCGCCTCGAACAGCGCTTCGTCGTCGGAGTAGGAGGTCAGCATGAGACAGGCGATCTCGGGGTGCTTCGACCGCACCTCCCTGCACACCTCCACCCCGTCGCCGTCGGGAAGCCGGACATCGAGCACCGCGACCTCCGGACGCGTGGCCGGGATCCGGCTCAGTGCCTCCTCGGCCGTTCCCGCCTCGCCCACCACCTCGAACTGCCCCGAGGCCTCGAGCAGCTCACGAAGCCCTCGGCGAACGATCTCGTGGTCGTCGAGCAGGAACACACGTGTTGAGGCCATGCCCTCAGTCTGGCTCAGCGCCGACCGCCACGGGTACATCCCACACCAGCACGGTGCCCGATTGGACACCGGGACGCAGCTCGCAGGTGCCGCCGAGCTGTTCGGCACGCTGGGCCATGTTCACCAGACCGTGACCGGAGTTGGCCGAACGGGCTCCCTCCGCCGAAGTGCGGACCCCCACCCCGTCGTCGGCGACCTCGAGGACGAGACGTTCGGCGCTCCCGGACACGGTGACCTCGACCTGGGCTGCCTCGGCGTGGCGGGCGACGTTTGCCAGCGCCTCTCGAAGGGTCGGAAGGAGGTGCTCGACCACCTCACCGGTGACCGTGGCATCGATCGGGCCGACGAAGTGAACCCTCGGTTCGAACCCCAACACCGCGGTCGCCTCACGGACCACCTCCAGCACCTGGGCCCGGAGTCCGCTGCGGAACGCACCACCCTGGAGCCCGAAGATGGCGGTTCGGATGTCGCGGATGGTGGTGTCGAGGTCGTCGACGACGCCGCGGAGACGGTCGGCGGCATCGGGGTCGCCAACCCGACCAGCCAGCGCCTGGGCCGACATGCCGGTGGCGAACAGGCGCTGGATGACGGTGTCGTGGAGCTCGCGGGCGATGCGCTCACGGTCCTCGAGCAGCTGGACCGCTTCGTGCGCCTCCCGCAGACGGTGCTCGGACTCGAGCCGTTCGCTGATGTCTCGGACCAGCGCCACGACCGTGGGTTCGAGCCCCCTTCCCAGGTCGGGGCACTGCACCACCACCTCGACCGGGACCCACTGCCCGTCGCGGCGACGATGGCGGGTCGTGAGGCTCCGCGAACCGACCCGGTGGTCGAGAAGTGGAGCGAGGATGGCCCGCAGCGCCTCCTCGTCGTAGTCGACCATGAGATCGATGGGACCCATCTCCACGAGCTCGGCGCGGGTGTAGCCGACCTGCTCGATGGCCCCCTGATTGACATAGGTGAACCGGAGGTCGTCGGGACCGAACATGAACACGCCGTCGCTGATCGCATCGAGGCTCTGCTGGATGCGTCGGGCATGAGCTTGCGACGCGAGCCGCTCGGTCACGTCGCGCACCGCGGCGACGACCAGCAGTCCGCCGGCGCTCTGCAACGGGCTGAGGCTGATCTCCACCGGGAACTCGCTGCGGTCGGCCCGGCGGGCGCTGAGCTCGAGCCCCACCCCCATGGGACGCGCATGAGGGCTGGCGTGATAGGCGTCGCGGTCAGCCTCGTGGCGCTCGCGATGGCGCGTGGGCACCAGCTCCTCCACCAGGGTGCCGACGAGCGTGCCGGGCTCGTAGCCGAACATGGCGTGGGCGACCGAGTTGGCCAGCACGATCGTGCCGGACTCGTCGACGATGACGATGCCGTCGGGCGAGGAGTCGAACAACGCCGACGCCAGCGGGTCGGAGAGGTCGACCTCCTGGGACTCCATGGCTGCATCGTAGGCACGACACCTCCCCTCGCCGACAGCTGGGGTGAGCGGTGCCGAGGCGCTGCACGTGCCACGATGGCGGCGCATGAACGTCGAGACCGCAAACCTGTTCTTCGCCTTCCTGAGCCTGGCCGCCCTCGCCCTCGCCGTGGCCATCCCCATCGGAGTGCTCGCGGCTCGTCGCCGACCCGACAGCTCGGTGGCCGTGTTGCTCGACGACCTCCGACCGGTGGCGCTGTGGCTGGCCTTCTCCATCGCCGCGATCTCGACCCTCGGCAGCCTCTACTACTCCGAGGTCCAGGACTACACGCCGTGTCTGCTGTGCTGGTACCAGCGGATCGCCATGTACCCGCTGGCGGTCATCCTCGGCATCGCCGCGTTCCGTGACGACCATCTGATCAAGTTCTACGCACTCCCGGTGGCCGCGGTCGGTGCCGCCGTCTCGACCTACCACTACCAGCTCGAGCTGTTCCCCGATCAGGGGTCGGGGGTGTGCGCGGTCGACGTGCCCTGCACCGTGCGGTGGTTCGAGGTGTTCGGCTTCATCTCCTTGGCGTTCATGGCCCTGACGGGCTTCCTCGCCATCATCGCCCTACTATCGATCGCGCGGCCCCGGCCGCTCGACGAGCCTCTCGACGAGGCTGCCGCCGCCAGTTCCGGACCGGCGGCGGTCTGATCACCGTTCCCAACCTGAGGATCACCTCATCACCATGCCTTCGACCCGAGCTCCACGTAGCCGGTCCTCTGCGGTGGCCAAGGCCGCCAACGCAGGCGACGGCTCGAAGAAGATCTGGATCATCGCCGCAGTCGTGCTGGTGGTGGGCCTGGCCGGGGTGATGGCCGTGGCCCTCGCCGGCGAGGAGACCGCCAGCGAGGTCCGAGCCAACCAGACCGCAGAGGTCACCGTCACCGGCGATCCGGTCCCACCCGCCGACCCCGAAGGAGCCGCCCCCGCCGGCGTCTCGACCCCCGAGCTGTCCGGAACGTCTCTCGACGGCGATCCCATGGCCATCGAACACGACGGCGCCCCCAAGGTCATCGGCTTCTTCACCCACTGGTGCCCGCACTGCCAGGCCGAGGTGCCCGAGGTCAGCGAGTGGTACAACGCCGACAACGCTCCCGACGACGTGGACGTGGTCGCCGTGAGCACGGCGGTGAACCCCACCAGCGACAACTACCCGCCGTCGGACTGGTTCGAGCGCGAGGACTGGGAGGTCCCCACGCTGCTCGACGACGCCGCCAGCAGCGCGGCGAACGCGTTCGGGCTCACCGGCTATCCCTACTGGGTCGCCGTCGACGCCGAGGGCGAGCTCGTCGCCCAGCGCAGCGGGCGCATCGGCATCGAAGAGCTCGAACGGCTCATCGACCAGGCACGAACGGGGGCCTGAGGTGACGGCCACCATCATCGCCGGCGTCGACGGATCCCCCGGCAGCCGAGCAGCGCTGCACTGGGCCATCGAAGAGGCGACGCTGCGCAACGCCACCGTCGACGCGGTCATGACCTGGCAGACACCGACCTACGCCTACACGGGCATGGCCGTGATGCCACCCGTCGCCGAGCTCGGCGAGTCGGCCACGGCCGCGCTCGACGACGCCATCGCCACCGAGACCGCAGACCTCTCCGGCGCTGCGGCCGAGGTCGAGATCCGCCCCGTCGTGGTCGAAGGCCCCACTGCCTCGGTGCTCATCGAACGCTCGGCCGAGGCCGATCTGCTCGTCGTCGGCTCCCGCGGCTACGGCGGGTTCCGGGGGCTCCTGCTCGGCTCGGTGAGCCACCAGTGCGCCAGCCACGCGCACTGCCCGGTCGTCGTCGTCCCCTTCCGCGACGACGACTGAACGTCCCTGTCCGACCGCGCTGAGCGCGCAGTCGTCCTCAGATGGGTTCATTCTCACGACGAGGTGCCGATAGGTCCGTGACCAACGTCTCAACAGAGGCGGTCGAACACGAATCCCGACGATCAACGATGTCTTCTGGGGGAGTCCGATGAATCACATGCGGCGCAGCTGGTGGCAGGTCCTGGCCACCCTTGTCGCCTTCACCCTGATCAGCGCCGCCTGCGGTGGCGGCAACGGCGACGATGCCGCCACCGACACCACCCTGCCACCGCAGGGTCTGATCGGCGGTGACGACGAGGACGAGGGCGACGGATCCGACGACGGCAGCGGCCCCGAGTACGGCGGCCGCATCGTGGTGGCGCTCGAGGCCGAGACCGACAACTGGCTGCCCGGCCAGGCCGACTTCGTGGTGCCCAACGGCAGCTCGGTGGCCCACACCATCTATGACCCCCTGATGATCCTCAACGAGGACGACAAGCTGGTGCCCTACCTCGCCGAGAGCATGGAGCCCAACGACGACCTCACCGAGTGGACGCTCACCCTGCGACCCGACATCACCTTCCACGACGGCTCACCGCTCGACGCCGAGACGCTGGTGTGGAACTTCGACACCCTCCACGACCAGCCCGGATCCAACACCGCGGGCTCCATCGCCAACAACGGCATCGAGGAGGTCGAAGCCATCGACGACCTGACCGTCGTCTACCGCCTGAGCGGACCCAACGCCGCGCTGGCGGACTCGCTGCGCAACTCGCTGGGATGGCCCGTGTCGCGCCAGGCCTACGAGGAGATGGGAGCCGACGAATTCGCCGAGAACCCGGTGGGCACCGGCCCGTTCGAGTTCCAGGAGTGGACCCGCGACGACCGCCTCGTCGTGACCCGGAACGAGAACTACTGGCGCACCGACGAGGACGGCAACCAGCTCCCCTACCTCGACGAGATCGAGTTCCGGCCCATCACCGACGAGGACAGCCGCTATCAGAGCCTCGCGGCCGACTCGGTCCAGGTCATGGTCACCCTCCGCGGCAGCACCGCCAAGCAGGTGCTCAGCCTGGCCGACGAGCGCAACTACCGGGGCAACCTGTACTACGGCAACCAGTCGGGCAGCTCGATCTTCAACACCGAGCGCCCGCCGGTCGACGACCTGCGGGTCCGGAGGGCCCTGGTGGCCGCGAGCGACGGCGAGGCGGTGGCGATCGTGCTCGGCGACGACGGGCTGGTGCCGCCGACCAACCAGTTCTTCAACGACGAGAGCCCGTGGTACTCCGAGGTGGCGGCCGAGGCCTATCCCGCGGCCGACGGCCCCGACCTCGAGCTGGCCGCCGAGCTCATGACCGACTACGTGAACGACCCCGATCGCTCCGACGGCAAGGCCCCGGGCGAACCGGTCGACCTGGAGTACGCCTGCCTACCCGACCCGAGCCTCATCGAGATCGGCCAGCTCTACCAGCAGGACTGGGGCGACATCGCCGGTGGTGGCTATGTCAACGTCAACCTCCGTCAGGTCGAACAGGCAGAGCACGTGAGCAACGGCATCAACGGCGACTACATGATCAACTGCTGGCGGGCGGGCGCCGGCGCCGGCGATCCGCTGACCCAGCTGCAGAGCTTCTTCTCCGATCCCGAGACCAACCCGCTGAACTTCACCAACTTCGGCCATCCCGAGATCGACGAGGCTTTGGTCGACCTCCGCACCAACCTCGACTTCGAGGTCCGCTACGCCGCCGCGGAGACCATCAACCGCATCGCCAACGAGAACTCGGTCATGACCTGGAGCATCGCCACACCGACCTTGGTCGGCTGGCGTGACGACATCCACGGGTTCACCACCTGGCGCCTCCCCGACGGCGACCTGGGCAACGGCACGCCCGGGGGTCACATGCACTTCTCCCAGGTGTGGATGGAGCAGTAGCAGCCCGGCCCCGGTGACACCGCCGGGTCCGCTCCTGTCCACGGGACCCCGACCAGCCGGACTGGTCGGGGTCCCGTGCTGTGTGGTGCCGAATTCTGTGGTGCCGGGGTTGTGCCGTCGCCGGTCCGGCGTGGCAGACTGGGGAAACCCGAGAAGGGGGCGACCGCACACGTGGCGCCCACCACCACAGGAGAACTCGATGCGCCGCCGCATGATGAAGTCGAAGATCCATCGCGCCACGGTCACCGACGCCAACCTCAACTACGTCGGTTCCATCACCATCGACCGTGATCTCATGAGCGCGGCCGATCTGCTCGAGAACGAGCAGGTGCACGTGCTCGACATCGACAACGGAGCCCGGTTCGAGACCTACGTGATCCCCGGCGAAGCCGGCGACATGTGCCTCAACGGGGCGGCTGCCCGCCTCGTCCAACCGGGCGACAAGGTGATCGTGGTGAGCTACGCCGACTACGACGACCACGAGCTCGAGGACTTCGAGCCGCGGGTGGTGCACGTCGACGAGTTCAACCGCCGGCACCAGCCGATCCTGGCCTGAGCCCTCGTCTGCCCGCCCCGACCGCGCGGGCCGCTCCCGCTCGGCCACACTGGATCCTCGTCGTCGTGAGGAGGCCACGGTGGGCAAGCTGAAGTGGGCGGTGGGCGCGATCGCCGCGGTCGCGGTGCTGATCGTGGGGGGCACCTGGGTCTACATCAACGTGATCCGCGACGACCCGCCCGAACGGCTCGCCTTCGACGCCGGCGAGTCTCCGGAGGACGACGGGTCTCCCGACGACGCCACCGCAGGGTCGACCGTCGACGATGCCACGTCTCCCCCGTCGACGGAGGCCACCAGCGGCGGCGATCCTGTTCCGGGCGGCTCGGACGGCGATGACGCGGTGGAGGGCCGATGGGAGCTCGGCGGCGAGTCGGTCGTCGGGTACCGGGTCGAGGAGGTGCTCTTCGGTCAGGCGACCGAGGGGGTCGGACGGACCAGCGAGGTCGACGGTCACCTGACCATCGACGACACGGCGGTCACCGAGGCCACCTTCGTGGTCGACATGGCGACCCTCGAGAGCGACGACAGCCGCCGCGACGACCAGTTCCGTGGCCGCATCATGGACGTCGACACCCATCCCACGGCAACCCTCGAGCTCGTCGAGCCGATCGAGCTGGGAGAGATCCCCGCAGAGGGCGAGGTCGTCGAGGTCACCGCCACGGTCGAGCTGACGCTACGGGGCACGACCCGCACGATCCCGGTCGACCTGCGGGCTCGCCGGACCGACGCCACGATCGAGGTCGACGGTTCGGTGCTGATCGTCTTCGAGGAGTGGGACATCCCCAACCCCAGCCGCACCGGCGTCACCACCGACGACGAAGGCGAGCTGGAGTTCGTGCTGGTGTTCGAGCCGGCCTGAGCCTCGGTCCGCCCCGGCTGTCTCACCCCGCTCCTAGTGTTGACGCCATCGGGCGAGCGATCGCTCCTGGGCGCCGTCACCACCGGAGACATCCAGTCATGACCACCACCGACACGAGCACCGACACGAGCACCGACACCGTGCTTCGGCGGATCCGCGGCCTGCTCGACCAGGCCGAGAGCACGCCCTACCCCGACGAGGCCGAGACGTTCGCGACCAAGGCCGCCGAGCTCATGGCCCGCTACCGGGTCGACGAAGCCATGCTGGAGCGGGCCGGGAGGCACCGTGGTCAGGGCATCATCGAGCTCGACATCGAGCTCGGTCGCGGCCAGTACGTGCGGGCGCGCCTGGCCCTGCTCGGCGCGGTCGCCGGCGCCTTCGGCTGCCGGCTGCTCAGCTCCTCGGGGCCCGACGGCCGCACCGGCCACCTCGTGGGCCATGCCGGCGACGTCGACCGGGTCGCGGTGCTCTACACGTCGCTGCTGGTGCAGGCCACCAGAGCCGCCGACGCCGAGCCCACCCCATCGGGCCACGCCCGCGTCACCTTCAGGCGGGGGTTCCTCCTCGGCTTCGCCAACCGCGTCGGCGACCGGCTGGCCGAGCAGATGGCCTCGGCGGTCGACGACGCAGACCGCGCCGCGCACAGTGGCGGACCATCGGTGGCGCTGGTGCTGGCCGATCGCCGCCACGAGGTCGATTCCTGGGTTTCGGACCGCTACGGTCGGCTCGGCCGCTTGGGTCCGGCCGCCCCGGTCCACCTCGGCGCCGCGGCTCGGGGCGCAGCGGCCGGCGATCGCGCCGACCTCGGTGGCCGTCGCGTCGACGGGCACGGTCGGACCCTCACCCCGTGACCCCGCCGAGCGACCGGCATCG contains these protein-coding regions:
- a CDS encoding universal stress protein, producing MTATIIAGVDGSPGSRAALHWAIEEATLRNATVDAVMTWQTPTYAYTGMAVMPPVAELGESATAALDDAIATETADLSGAAAEVEIRPVVVEGPTASVLIERSAEADLLVVGSRGYGGFRGLLLGSVSHQCASHAHCPVVVVPFRDDD
- a CDS encoding response regulator transcription factor, with product MASTRVFLLDDHEIVRRGLRELLEASGQFEVVGEAGTAEEALSRIPATRPEVAVLDVRLPDGDGVEVCREVRSKHPEIACLMLTSYSDDEALFEAIMAGAAGYLLKQVKGNDLIEAIQSVAAGQSLLDPTLTQKVLERIRTGVVEDERTAQLTEQELRIFELIGEGLTNRQIAEQVHLAEKTVKNYVSNLLMKLGMDRRTEAAAFAARLDERRHRRPDSG
- a CDS encoding DUF2786 domain-containing protein encodes the protein MTTTDTSTDTSTDTVLRRIRGLLDQAESTPYPDEAETFATKAAELMARYRVDEAMLERAGRHRGQGIIELDIELGRGQYVRARLALLGAVAGAFGCRLLSSSGPDGRTGHLVGHAGDVDRVAVLYTSLLVQATRAADAEPTPSGHARVTFRRGFLLGFANRVGDRLAEQMASAVDDADRAAHSGGPSVALVLADRRHEVDSWVSDRYGRLGRLGPAAPVHLGAAARGAAAGDRADLGGRRVDGHGRTLTP
- the panD gene encoding aspartate 1-decarboxylase gives rise to the protein MRRRMMKSKIHRATVTDANLNYVGSITIDRDLMSAADLLENEQVHVLDIDNGARFETYVIPGEAGDMCLNGAAARLVQPGDKVIVVSYADYDDHELEDFEPRVVHVDEFNRRHQPILA
- a CDS encoding universal stress protein, whose product is MRRSRAAAAIIAGRCDIELGARDEQRHTWKTRDMPDAPPSPPHTILVGLDGSDMSHRAAAYAAMLANAFGSDVVAAHAVGLLSVIDGESVPSDQVRDRIEEACSSWCAPLSAAGVTYRTVLDDGPPGLVLLRLIERTGAGMAVMGTRGIGSAEGVVLGSTSYHLVQHSPVPVLVTH
- a CDS encoding TlpA disulfide reductase family protein translates to MPSTRAPRSRSSAVAKAANAGDGSKKIWIIAAVVLVVGLAGVMAVALAGEETASEVRANQTAEVTVTGDPVPPADPEGAAPAGVSTPELSGTSLDGDPMAIEHDGAPKVIGFFTHWCPHCQAEVPEVSEWYNADNAPDDVDVVAVSTAVNPTSDNYPPSDWFEREDWEVPTLLDDAASSAANAFGLTGYPYWVAVDAEGELVAQRSGRIGIEELERLIDQARTGA
- a CDS encoding PaaI family thioesterase is translated as MSAESTATAPNAHRFEPLPPERLAAWDNFLAWPDQTLFPTWIGIEREEIRTDYCRLRLRYRPELNQPAGVIHGGALATLVDTVVVPAVAAVYEIRPVQLTISMNLNYLSAIREQDAVAEGWVERRGRSTVFCRAEVRADDAELAVTGSLVYAIRFPSS
- a CDS encoding PAS domain-containing sensor histidine kinase, which encodes MESQEVDLSDPLASALFDSSPDGIVIVDESGTIVLANSVAHAMFGYEPGTLVGTLVEELVPTRHRERHEADRDAYHASPHARPMGVGLELSARRADRSEFPVEISLSPLQSAGGLLVVAAVRDVTERLASQAHARRIQQSLDAISDGVFMFGPDDLRFTYVNQGAIEQVGYTRAELVEMGPIDLMVDYDEEALRAILAPLLDHRVGSRSLTTRHRRRDGQWVPVEVVVQCPDLGRGLEPTVVALVRDISERLESEHRLREAHEAVQLLEDRERIARELHDTVIQRLFATGMSAQALAGRVGDPDAADRLRGVVDDLDTTIRDIRTAIFGLQGGAFRSGLRAQVLEVVREATAVLGFEPRVHFVGPIDATVTGEVVEHLLPTLREALANVARHAEAAQVEVTVSGSAERLVLEVADDGVGVRTSAEGARSANSGHGLVNMAQRAEQLGGTCELRPGVQSGTVLVWDVPVAVGAEPD
- a CDS encoding ABC transporter substrate-binding protein; translation: MRRSWWQVLATLVAFTLISAACGGGNGDDAATDTTLPPQGLIGGDDEDEGDGSDDGSGPEYGGRIVVALEAETDNWLPGQADFVVPNGSSVAHTIYDPLMILNEDDKLVPYLAESMEPNDDLTEWTLTLRPDITFHDGSPLDAETLVWNFDTLHDQPGSNTAGSIANNGIEEVEAIDDLTVVYRLSGPNAALADSLRNSLGWPVSRQAYEEMGADEFAENPVGTGPFEFQEWTRDDRLVVTRNENYWRTDEDGNQLPYLDEIEFRPITDEDSRYQSLAADSVQVMVTLRGSTAKQVLSLADERNYRGNLYYGNQSGSSIFNTERPPVDDLRVRRALVAASDGEAVAIVLGDDGLVPPTNQFFNDESPWYSEVAAEAYPAADGPDLELAAELMTDYVNDPDRSDGKAPGEPVDLEYACLPDPSLIEIGQLYQQDWGDIAGGGYVNVNLRQVEQAEHVSNGINGDYMINCWRAGAGAGDPLTQLQSFFSDPETNPLNFTNFGHPEIDEALVDLRTNLDFEVRYAAAETINRIANENSVMTWSIATPTLVGWRDDIHGFTTWRLPDGDLGNGTPGGHMHFSQVWMEQ
- a CDS encoding YceI family protein, producing the protein MGKLKWAVGAIAAVAVLIVGGTWVYINVIRDDPPERLAFDAGESPEDDGSPDDATAGSTVDDATSPPSTEATSGGDPVPGGSDGDDAVEGRWELGGESVVGYRVEEVLFGQATEGVGRTSEVDGHLTIDDTAVTEATFVVDMATLESDDSRRDDQFRGRIMDVDTHPTATLELVEPIELGEIPAEGEVVEVTATVELTLRGTTRTIPVDLRARRTDATIEVDGSVLIVFEEWDIPNPSRTGVTTDDEGELEFVLVFEPA
- a CDS encoding disulfide bond formation protein B, whose protein sequence is MNVETANLFFAFLSLAALALAVAIPIGVLAARRRPDSSVAVLLDDLRPVALWLAFSIAAISTLGSLYYSEVQDYTPCLLCWYQRIAMYPLAVILGIAAFRDDHLIKFYALPVAAVGAAVSTYHYQLELFPDQGSGVCAVDVPCTVRWFEVFGFISLAFMALTGFLAIIALLSIARPRPLDEPLDEAAAASSGPAAV